Proteins encoded within one genomic window of Borrelia parkeri:
- a CDS encoding ABC transporter permease, which yields MLKFTMQKILETIPTLIVIIFLCFLIMRLAPGNPFDSEKPIDPQVKEKLMQKYHLDKPFYVQAYYYITNILKGDFGPSLVKKDLNVNQYIKLGFPKSFTIGIISLIISLTLGILLGSLAAIKKNTRTDYIIRIAAICGISVPTFVTGPLLQYFLSVKLKLFYTSGWISERGGLTNLIMPILTMSLPWIAIFTRIIRGSMLEILKSDFVRTAKAKGLSFNVIIRKHVLIGSILPLVSYIGPAFAGIISGSMVIEQIFRIAGMGTFTVESSLNRDYPLLMGSLLVYSTILLISILASDIAYKKLDPRT from the coding sequence ATGTTAAAGTTTACCATGCAAAAAATACTGGAAACAATACCAACTTTAATAGTAATAATTTTTTTGTGTTTTTTAATAATGAGGCTTGCTCCCGGAAACCCATTTGATTCTGAAAAACCCATTGATCCTCAAGTTAAAGAAAAATTGATGCAAAAATACCATCTTGACAAACCTTTTTATGTGCAAGCTTACTACTACATCACAAACATTTTAAAAGGAGACTTTGGGCCATCATTAGTAAAGAAAGATTTAAATGTAAATCAATACATAAAATTAGGATTTCCTAAATCATTTACAATTGGAATAATAAGCTTAATAATATCTCTCACACTTGGAATTTTACTAGGATCATTAGCAGCGATCAAAAAAAACACTCGCACCGATTATATAATAAGAATAGCAGCAATATGTGGAATTTCTGTACCCACCTTTGTGACTGGTCCTCTTTTACAATATTTTTTATCTGTAAAATTAAAATTATTTTACACTTCTGGATGGATTTCAGAAAGAGGAGGTCTTACAAATTTAATTATGCCAATATTAACAATGAGTTTGCCATGGATAGCTATTTTTACACGCATTATTAGAGGTTCTATGTTAGAAATACTAAAGAGCGATTTTGTAAGAACAGCAAAAGCTAAAGGACTAAGCTTTAATGTAATAATCAGAAAGCATGTGTTAATAGGCTCTATACTCCCTCTAGTAAGTTATATAGGTCCTGCATTTGCTGGTATAATTTCTGGCAGTATGGTTATTGAACAAATATTTAGAATTGCTGGAATGGGTACATTTACAGTAGAATCATCTCTAAACAGGGATTATCCACTACTCATGGGTTCACTATTAGTATATTCAACAATCTTGCTCATTTCCATTTTAGCATCTGATATTGCTTATAAAAAGCTTGATCCAAGAACATAG
- the eno gene encoding phosphopyruvate hydratase gives MGFHIYEIKARQIIDSRGNPTVEADVILEDGSLGRAAVPSGASTGTNEAVELRDGNKSVYMGKGVLKAVENIINIISPELEGMSALNQVEIDKKMLELDGTPNKSKLGANAILAVSMATARAAAEHLGLKVYQYLGAYKANILPTPMCNIINGGAHSDNCVDFQEFMIMPIGSKTFSDAIRMSAEVFHTLKGILSKKGYATAVGDEGGFAPNLKSNEEACEVIMEAIQSAGYTPGTDIAIALDPATSELYDPKTKKYVLRWSTKEELTSEEMVEYWAKWVEKYPIISIEDGMAEEDWDGWKKLTDKIGNKVQLVGDDLFVTNTSFLKKGIEMKVANAILIKVNQIGTLTETFEAVEMAKKAGYTAIVSHRSGETEDTTIADLVVALGTGQIKTGSLSRTDRIAKYNQLLRIEEELGSIAEYHGRDVFYSIKKQ, from the coding sequence ATGGGCTTTCATATTTATGAAATAAAAGCTAGGCAAATAATTGATTCTAGAGGAAATCCAACTGTTGAAGCAGATGTCATACTTGAAGATGGTTCTCTAGGTAGAGCAGCTGTTCCATCAGGCGCATCAACAGGAACCAATGAAGCTGTTGAATTAAGAGATGGTAATAAATCTGTTTATATGGGGAAAGGGGTACTCAAAGCAGTTGAAAATATAATAAATATTATCTCTCCAGAACTCGAAGGAATGAGTGCTTTAAACCAAGTTGAAATTGACAAAAAAATGCTTGAACTTGACGGCACTCCTAATAAATCAAAACTTGGGGCTAATGCTATTCTTGCGGTTTCAATGGCTACAGCTAGAGCAGCAGCCGAACACCTTGGGCTTAAAGTTTATCAATATCTTGGTGCATACAAAGCCAATATTTTACCTACACCAATGTGTAATATTATAAATGGAGGTGCTCACTCAGATAACTGTGTCGATTTTCAAGAATTTATGATAATGCCAATTGGATCAAAAACTTTCAGTGATGCAATAAGAATGTCTGCTGAGGTTTTCCATACACTCAAAGGTATTTTAAGTAAAAAAGGTTACGCAACAGCTGTTGGGGATGAGGGTGGATTTGCACCAAATCTAAAGTCAAACGAAGAAGCTTGTGAAGTTATTATGGAAGCCATACAAAGTGCAGGATATACACCTGGAACAGATATCGCAATCGCTCTTGATCCAGCAACATCTGAATTATATGATCCAAAAACAAAAAAATATGTACTTAGATGGTCAACAAAAGAAGAACTCACATCTGAAGAAATGGTTGAATACTGGGCAAAATGGGTAGAAAAATATCCTATCATATCAATTGAAGATGGAATGGCTGAAGAAGATTGGGATGGTTGGAAAAAACTTACAGATAAGATTGGGAATAAAGTTCAACTTGTTGGTGACGATTTATTCGTAACAAACACATCATTCCTTAAAAAAGGAATTGAAATGAAAGTTGCAAATGCAATTCTCATTAAAGTAAATCAAATTGGAACACTAACTGAAACTTTTGAAGCTGTAGAGATGGCAAAAAAAGCAGGATATACTGCAATAGTTTCACATCGCTCGGGAGAAACAGAAGATACAACAATTGCCGATCTTGTTGTTGCACTTGGAACAGGACAAATCAAGACAGGATCTTTATCACGAACAGACAGAATAGCTAAGTATAATCAGCTCTTAAGAATAGAAGAAGAACTAGGAAGTATTGCCGAATACCACGGAAGAGACGTTTTTTATTCCATTAAAAAACAATAA
- a CDS encoding ABC transporter ATP-binding protein has protein sequence MKNEKDIILKVENLVQTFTIGENFLFWKNKRKVNAVNGISFEVERNKTLGLVGESGCGKSTTLRTIMQLYTPTSGNIYFNGKDITKLSKRELLKTKKDMQMVFQDPHTSLNPRMTIKEIIAEPLVIYNENKIFPRTKQEIEKRVNELMDITGLAKSMLSRYPHEFSGGQRQRIGIARALALNPKLLLLDEAVSALDVSIRAQILNLLKDLQKELNLSYLFISHDLAVVKYMSDKIAVMYLGVILEIAPREILFSNPKHPYTKTLIASIPEIDPEKIKNKTIKLDEPSLTNIRNTSITPKNTTLEEVEKDHFVSKYLFDEMNNLINKNDT, from the coding sequence ATGAAAAATGAAAAAGACATAATTCTTAAAGTAGAAAACTTAGTACAAACATTCACAATTGGAGAAAACTTTTTATTTTGGAAAAATAAACGTAAGGTAAATGCTGTAAATGGTATCAGCTTTGAAGTTGAACGCAATAAAACATTAGGACTGGTTGGAGAATCTGGATGTGGGAAATCAACAACCTTAAGAACAATAATGCAGCTCTACACACCAACATCTGGCAACATATATTTCAATGGAAAAGATATTACTAAACTGTCAAAAAGAGAACTTTTAAAGACAAAAAAAGACATGCAAATGGTATTCCAAGATCCACACACATCCCTCAATCCAAGAATGACAATAAAAGAAATAATAGCAGAACCATTAGTGATATACAACGAAAATAAAATTTTCCCAAGAACCAAGCAAGAAATAGAAAAAAGAGTAAATGAATTAATGGATATTACTGGACTTGCAAAAAGCATGCTATCTAGATATCCACACGAATTCTCAGGGGGACAAAGACAAAGAATAGGAATAGCAAGAGCACTTGCTCTAAATCCCAAGCTCTTACTGCTAGACGAAGCCGTGTCTGCACTAGATGTATCAATAAGAGCACAAATTTTAAATTTACTTAAAGATTTACAAAAAGAATTGAATTTATCTTATCTATTCATTTCACACGACTTGGCAGTAGTAAAATACATGAGCGATAAAATTGCCGTAATGTATCTGGGGGTCATTTTAGAGATTGCACCTAGAGAAATTTTATTCTCAAACCCTAAGCATCCATACACTAAAACATTAATAGCATCTATTCCTGAAATTGATCCTGAAAAAATAAAAAACAAAACTATCAAGCTTGATGAACCATCTCTAACAAATATACGAAACACATCTATCACACCAAAAAATACAACTCTTGAAGAAGTAGAAAAGGATCATTTCGTATCTAAATACCTTTTTGATGAAATGAATAATCTGATCAATAAAAATGATACTTAA
- a CDS encoding ABC transporter ATP-binding protein: MKEDYMLDIRNLSIEFKLKHTTIYPVSNINLKMKKGEIRAIVGESGSGKSVTSMAILKLLPEITTVYKTGKILFEGQDLLKLSEKELQNIRGNKIAMIFQDPMTSLNPYLRISTQIEETIMLHQKLDKKTAKQKAIEMLKTVGVINAEERIEHYPHQFSGGMRQRVMIAMALSCHPSLLIADEPTTALDVTIQEQILLLIKSLSKKFNTSTILITHDLGIVAEVCDTVSVMYQGKFVEEGTVQEIFKNPKHPYTIGLLKSILTLDKDPNEKLYSIKDNPIGTITNKMGEL, from the coding sequence ATGAAAGAAGACTATATGCTGGACATAAGAAATTTATCAATTGAGTTTAAGTTGAAGCATACAACAATATATCCTGTAAGCAACATAAACTTAAAAATGAAAAAAGGAGAAATTAGGGCTATTGTTGGAGAATCTGGTAGCGGTAAATCTGTCACAAGCATGGCAATATTAAAATTACTGCCTGAAATTACGACAGTATACAAAACCGGTAAAATACTATTTGAAGGTCAAGACTTACTAAAACTTAGCGAAAAAGAACTGCAAAATATTAGAGGCAATAAAATAGCAATGATATTCCAAGATCCAATGACTTCTTTAAATCCATATTTAAGAATATCTACACAAATTGAAGAAACAATAATGTTACATCAAAAATTAGATAAAAAGACAGCAAAGCAAAAAGCAATAGAAATGTTAAAAACAGTTGGTGTCATAAATGCAGAAGAGCGAATAGAACACTATCCACACCAATTTTCAGGGGGAATGAGACAAAGAGTTATGATTGCAATGGCTCTCAGTTGCCATCCATCATTATTAATTGCAGACGAGCCAACCACAGCTCTTGATGTCACAATCCAAGAACAAATATTACTACTCATAAAAAGCCTGTCTAAAAAATTTAATACCTCCACCATATTAATAACCCATGATTTAGGAATAGTTGCAGAAGTATGCGATACAGTTTCTGTAATGTACCAAGGAAAATTTGTAGAAGAAGGTACAGTACAAGAAATATTTAAAAATCCTAAACATCCATATACAATTGGACTTCTAAAATCAATACTTACTCTTGATAAGGATCCAAACGAAAAACTTTATTCAATTAAAGATAATCCTATTGGGACTATTACAAACAAAATGGGGGAGCTTTAA
- a CDS encoding peptide ABC transporter substrate-binding protein produces the protein MNIKKHTFMIFFLIAILACSKESSKENLSFKISMGGEPKSIDPQLTEDKIGATIVAQMFSGIVDGDSKTGGYKPGLAQSWDISDDGTIYTFHLRKDIVWSDGVPITAEGIRRSYLRMLNKDTASNYVGMIKSTIKNAQDYFDGKIPDSELGIKTIDELTLEISIITPKAYFLDMLVHQSFIPVPVHAIEKYGKNWTNPENMVVSGAYKLKERKPNEKISLIKNDKYFNAKNIELQELVFYTINDASTAYRMYENNEIDMLTHGAIPPDLIKEIKLRNDHYSSAINGLYYFSFNTQVKPLDNVKVREALTLAIDRETLTKKVIDNGSIPTRNISPNFNNYSYGKPLELFNPQKANELMAEAGYPNGENFPQLKLKYNTNESHKKIAEFVQNQWKKILHINIVLENEEWASFLATKEKGNYEIARSGWMGDYSDPLTFLSLFQKEFAHFSSYKYFNKEYENLINQSDHEQAPIKRQNILRQAEEIIIKKDFPVAPIYIYAGNYLFKNDKWTGWVPNISERFNFSEIKRIK, from the coding sequence ATGAACATAAAAAAACATACGTTTATGATATTTTTCTTAATAGCTATTTTAGCCTGCAGTAAGGAAAGTAGCAAAGAAAATTTGTCTTTCAAAATCAGCATGGGAGGAGAACCTAAATCAATAGATCCACAATTAACTGAAGATAAAATAGGTGCAACTATAGTCGCACAAATGTTTAGTGGTATAGTAGATGGTGACTCAAAAACTGGTGGATACAAGCCAGGACTAGCTCAATCTTGGGACATATCCGATGATGGAACTATATATACATTTCACTTAAGAAAAGATATCGTTTGGAGTGATGGGGTCCCTATTACTGCTGAAGGTATAAGAAGATCTTATCTTAGGATGTTAAATAAAGATACAGCATCAAATTATGTCGGTATGATTAAGTCAACAATCAAAAATGCACAAGATTACTTCGATGGCAAAATACCAGACTCTGAACTTGGCATTAAAACTATAGATGAATTGACACTAGAAATCTCTATTATTACTCCAAAAGCTTACTTTTTAGATATGCTAGTACACCAATCTTTCATACCAGTACCAGTTCATGCTATTGAAAAATATGGAAAAAACTGGACAAATCCTGAAAATATGGTAGTAAGTGGTGCATACAAACTAAAGGAAAGAAAACCCAACGAAAAAATATCACTTATAAAAAATGATAAATACTTTAACGCTAAAAACATTGAATTACAAGAACTTGTATTTTACACAATAAATGATGCATCCACTGCCTATAGAATGTATGAAAATAATGAAATTGATATGCTTACACATGGAGCAATTCCACCTGATTTAATAAAAGAAATAAAATTAAGAAATGATCATTATTCATCTGCTATTAATGGTCTTTACTACTTTTCATTTAACACACAAGTCAAACCACTTGATAATGTAAAGGTTAGAGAAGCTTTAACTCTTGCTATTGATAGAGAAACATTAACAAAAAAAGTTATAGATAATGGTTCTATTCCTACAAGAAATATAAGCCCAAACTTTAATAATTATTCTTACGGCAAACCACTAGAATTATTTAATCCACAAAAAGCAAACGAACTAATGGCTGAAGCTGGTTATCCTAATGGTGAGAATTTCCCTCAATTAAAACTCAAATATAATACAAATGAAAGTCATAAAAAAATTGCTGAATTTGTTCAAAATCAATGGAAAAAAATTTTACATATCAACATTGTACTTGAAAATGAAGAATGGGCATCATTCTTAGCAACCAAAGAAAAAGGAAATTATGAAATAGCAAGATCTGGTTGGATGGGTGATTATTCAGATCCATTAACATTCTTAAGTTTATTCCAAAAAGAGTTTGCTCATTTTTCCTCATACAAGTACTTTAATAAAGAATATGAAAATTTAATAAACCAATCTGATCACGAGCAAGCTCCAATTAAAAGACAAAACATTTTAAGACAAGCTGAAGAAATAATTATAAAGAAAGATTTCCCTGTAGCCCCAATATACATATATGCAGGAAATTACCTATTCAAAAATGACAAATGGACCGGTTGGGTACCTAACATCTCAGAAAGATTTAATTTCTCTGAAATTAAAAGAATCAAATAA
- a CDS encoding ABC transporter permease has protein sequence MNEQEKQDTYVEIHTANKRAWLRFKENKLAFISIFIIGFYILIAILRPILPIYKYHTQVVEHADLPPSLKYAGELWYEKELHFIKRLSAKEKREINKEEKAKLEEIKRKIETEVQTIDGKEIKIHKRIYLLGTDNLGRDLLARIIQGSQISISVGFIGALISMIIGTIIGAIAGFFDGIIDRIITKIIEIFYVLPTLLVIIILMTVMERNIIGVFIAISIISWLTIARIVRGQVKSLARSEFIQAARTLGATNKRMIFKHLIPNSFGMIVIITTMNVPSFIMLESFLSFLGLGISAPMTSWGELIKNGIPTFIEYPWKIFIPATVMTIFLLFMNFLGDGLRDAFDPKDNL, from the coding sequence ATGAACGAACAGGAAAAGCAAGACACCTACGTAGAAATCCACACAGCAAACAAAAGAGCTTGGTTAAGATTCAAGGAAAACAAACTTGCGTTTATTAGTATATTTATTATCGGATTTTATATACTAATTGCAATACTTCGGCCAATACTACCAATATACAAATATCATACTCAAGTAGTAGAACATGCCGATTTGCCCCCATCTCTTAAGTATGCTGGAGAACTATGGTATGAAAAGGAACTTCATTTCATAAAAAGATTATCAGCAAAGGAAAAACGAGAAATCAATAAGGAAGAAAAAGCAAAACTAGAAGAGATAAAAAGAAAAATAGAGACCGAGGTTCAAACAATTGATGGAAAAGAAATTAAAATACACAAAAGAATATACCTACTAGGAACAGACAATCTTGGACGAGATTTGCTTGCAAGAATAATACAAGGAAGTCAAATATCAATATCTGTAGGCTTTATTGGAGCACTCATATCAATGATTATAGGTACTATAATAGGTGCAATAGCGGGCTTTTTTGATGGTATTATCGATAGGATAATAACTAAAATAATAGAAATTTTTTATGTCTTACCTACTTTACTTGTCATAATAATTTTAATGACTGTTATGGAAAGAAATATCATTGGGGTATTTATTGCAATTAGCATTATCTCATGGTTAACAATTGCTAGAATCGTAAGAGGACAAGTAAAATCACTTGCAAGATCTGAATTTATACAGGCGGCTAGAACACTAGGTGCAACAAATAAGAGAATGATATTTAAACATTTAATTCCTAATAGCTTTGGAATGATAGTAATTATTACAACAATGAATGTTCCATCATTCATTATGCTTGAATCATTTTTATCATTCTTAGGTCTGGGAATATCAGCACCAATGACTAGTTGGGGAGAATTAATCAAAAACGGAATCCCCACATTTATTGAATACCCATGGAAAATTTTCATCCCAGCAACAGTCATGACAATATTTTTACTATTTATGAACTTTTTAGGCGACGGATTAAGAGATGCATTTGATCCAAAAGACAACCTCTAG
- a CDS encoding peptide ABC transporter substrate-binding protein produces MKYKTIILLSLLIIWLTSCSGDEHKDKITFRVTNEAEPDSLDPQLATSVQAFNIIINTFAGLTTRNTQTGGHKPGLAQSWDISADGLVYTLHLREGIIWSDGVPITAEGIRKSYLRVLNKETGSQYVDIIKSTIKNAKNYFEGKIPESELGIRIIDNSTLEITLVAPKPYFLDMLAHQTFIPVPVHAIEKYGQAWTNPENIVVSGAYKLKTRIPNEKIVLEKNDKYYSASNVEIDEVIFYQVQGNTAYNMYINDELDFLTKVASEYLDEARIRNDYYSHPINRVSYMAFNTTIKPLDNVKVREALTLAIDREALNKITLKGQSKPTRNLTPPFEHYSYGKQLKLFDPQRAKQLLAEAGYPDGAGFPTLKYKTSQRNGMAITAEFLQEQLKKTLNINIEIEIEEWNTFLNNRNTGNYQTSYMGWTGDYSDPLTFLESLFTTDNQGFGAYGYSNKKYDNLIEQSNFAQDPLQRQDILRQAEAIIIEQDFPVAPLSILKSYYLFRHDKWTGWIPNVSEAYLYEEIKYKRENINN; encoded by the coding sequence ATGAAATATAAAACAATAATTCTTTTATCTTTACTGATTATATGGCTAACTTCCTGTTCCGGTGATGAACACAAAGATAAGATAACATTTAGAGTAACAAATGAAGCCGAGCCTGATTCACTTGATCCTCAACTTGCTACTTCTGTACAAGCATTCAACATAATTATAAACACATTTGCAGGTTTAACAACAAGAAACACACAAACTGGGGGACATAAACCAGGATTAGCTCAATCTTGGGATATATCTGCAGATGGACTTGTATACACACTGCACTTAAGAGAAGGTATTATTTGGAGTGATGGAGTTCCCATTACTGCTGAAGGAATTCGAAAGTCTTACCTTAGAGTTTTAAATAAAGAAACAGGTTCACAATACGTTGACATCATTAAATCAACAATCAAAAATGCAAAAAATTACTTCGAAGGTAAAATACCGGAATCCGAACTTGGTATTAGAATTATAGACAATTCAACTTTAGAGATAACTTTAGTTGCTCCAAAACCTTATTTTCTTGATATGTTAGCACATCAAACATTTATACCAGTACCAGTTCATGCTATTGAAAAATATGGACAAGCTTGGACCAATCCTGAAAATATAGTAGTAAGTGGTGCATACAAATTAAAGACAAGAATCCCAAATGAAAAAATAGTGCTTGAAAAAAACGATAAGTACTACAGTGCCTCAAATGTTGAAATAGATGAAGTGATATTTTATCAGGTACAAGGAAACACCGCGTATAACATGTACATAAACGACGAACTTGATTTCCTAACCAAAGTAGCATCAGAATACTTAGATGAAGCTAGGATAAGAAATGACTATTATTCTCATCCTATAAATAGAGTATCCTACATGGCATTTAACACCACCATCAAACCACTTGATAATGTAAAGGTTAGAGAAGCCTTAACTCTTGCTATTGACAGAGAAGCACTCAACAAGATTACTCTAAAGGGTCAATCAAAACCAACAAGAAACTTAACACCACCATTTGAGCATTATTCTTACGGGAAACAATTAAAATTATTTGACCCACAAAGAGCAAAACAACTACTAGCTGAAGCTGGTTATCCTGATGGAGCAGGTTTTCCTACTCTTAAATATAAAACCTCACAACGAAATGGAATGGCAATAACTGCAGAGTTCTTGCAAGAACAACTTAAAAAAACACTAAACATTAACATTGAAATTGAAATTGAAGAATGGAATACATTCCTAAATAATAGAAACACAGGTAATTATCAAACATCATATATGGGATGGACAGGTGATTATTCAGATCCACTAACATTCCTTGAAAGTCTATTTACAACAGATAATCAAGGATTTGGAGCATATGGCTATTCAAACAAAAAGTATGACAATTTAATAGAACAATCTAATTTTGCACAAGACCCACTACAAAGACAAGACATTTTAAGACAAGCTGAGGCTATAATTATAGAGCAAGATTTTCCTGTAGCTCCACTCTCAATACTCAAATCATACTATCTATTCAGACATGACAAATGGACTGGTTGGATTCCTAATGTTTCAGAAGCTTATCTTTATGAAGAAATAAAATATAAAAGAGAAAACATTAATAATTAA
- the rplM gene encoding 50S ribosomal protein L13 gives MNRITNNKTIWIKPKCVEKKWCMIDASDKVLGRVATEAVKILRGKHKPYYTPHQDLGDNVIIINASNIRLTGKKYSQKIYYRHSRYPGGLRSDTFRTLSERKPTAPLEIAIKGMLPKGPLGRELFRNLKVFAGSNHTLNSQKFYKLEAN, from the coding sequence ATGAATAGGATAACGAATAATAAAACAATATGGATTAAACCTAAGTGTGTAGAGAAAAAATGGTGTATGATTGATGCGTCAGATAAAGTTCTTGGTAGAGTTGCTACAGAAGCTGTTAAAATTTTGAGAGGTAAGCATAAGCCCTATTATACGCCCCACCAAGATTTAGGTGATAATGTTATAATTATTAATGCTTCAAATATTAGGCTTACTGGTAAGAAATATTCTCAGAAAATTTATTATAGACATTCAAGATATCCTGGAGGTCTTCGTTCTGATACTTTTAGAACATTATCTGAGAGGAAGCCAACAGCTCCTCTTGAAATAGCTATTAAGGGTATGTTACCAAAGGGACCTTTGGGACGTGAACTTTTTAGAAATCTTAAAGTTTTTGCGGGTTCTAATCATACGCTTAATTCTCAAAAATTTTATAAATTAGAAGCAAATTAA
- the rpsI gene encoding 30S ribosomal protein S9, protein MAKSDVKGINLGMGTGRRKSSVARVYIREGKGDIKINNKDFDSYIQLENLKTIALSPLVLTNTLGKYDLYINIYGGGISGQAGAIRHGIARALFDLDEEYKMILKSNGFLTRDSRKVERKKFGKKKARKSFQFSKR, encoded by the coding sequence ATGGCAAAGTCAGATGTTAAAGGTATTAATTTAGGAATGGGTACGGGAAGGAGAAAGTCTTCTGTTGCTAGGGTTTACATTAGGGAAGGTAAGGGTGATATTAAGATCAACAATAAGGATTTTGATTCTTATATTCAACTTGAAAATTTAAAGACAATTGCTTTGTCTCCATTAGTTTTAACAAATACTCTTGGAAAATATGACCTTTACATTAATATTTATGGCGGGGGAATTTCAGGCCAGGCCGGTGCTATTAGACATGGTATTGCAAGAGCTCTTTTTGATCTTGATGAAGAGTATAAAATGATTCTTAAGTCCAATGGGTTTTTAACAAGAGATTCGCGAAAAGTTGAGCGTAAAAAATTCGGTAAGAAAAAGGCTAGGAAAAGCTTTCAGTTTTCAAAAAGATAA
- the gatB gene encoding Asp-tRNA(Asn)/Glu-tRNA(Gln) amidotransferase subunit GatB: protein MEYKLLVGLEVHIQLGLKTKAFCGCKNDFGGIPNSRTCPTCLGLPGALPSINKELISSAILAGHATNSKIKNIVKFDRKHYAYPDLPKGYQISQNDTPICENGFIFIETCSGLKKINIVRIHMEEDSGKSLHLLESENRSYIDFNRSGAPLLEIVSKPDINNGEEAVAYLSALREIFRYLDLSDCNMENGSFRCDVNINLLINENGVEYKTPISEIKNLNSFKSVKLAIDYEKSRQKEEWILHRKTFESVGKHTMGFDDKKGITVLQRSKETVADYRYIKDPDLPLIKIDDSYIESIKSNRMVELPFDTRVRLKEQYGLSDFDVVTLTTDKNLVKYFEEAAIASSDPKRVANWILSEVLSVLNDREISILNFNLPPSYISELVEFIVSDRVSGKIAKEIFLEMLERNVSSSIIINEKNLAQISDSSLIESVVFEVLNENPKSIELYKKGKSHAIKFMMGQIMRKTSGRVNPVLANEILMNKLRDV from the coding sequence ATGGAATATAAGTTGCTTGTTGGTTTAGAGGTTCATATACAATTAGGATTAAAGACCAAAGCTTTTTGTGGGTGTAAGAATGATTTTGGTGGAATTCCAAATTCTCGTACTTGTCCAACATGTCTTGGACTTCCTGGAGCATTGCCCAGTATAAATAAAGAACTTATTAGTAGTGCAATTTTAGCTGGGCATGCTACTAATTCTAAAATTAAAAATATTGTTAAGTTTGATAGAAAGCATTATGCTTATCCCGATTTACCTAAGGGATATCAAATATCTCAAAATGACACACCAATTTGTGAAAATGGATTTATCTTTATTGAAACTTGTTCAGGTTTAAAAAAAATCAATATTGTTAGGATACATATGGAAGAAGATTCTGGCAAAAGTTTGCATTTGCTTGAGAGTGAAAATCGAAGTTATATTGATTTTAATCGTTCAGGTGCACCATTACTAGAAATTGTCTCAAAACCAGATATTAATAATGGAGAAGAAGCCGTAGCTTATTTGAGTGCTTTAAGAGAAATTTTTAGATATCTTGATTTGTCTGATTGTAACATGGAAAACGGGTCATTTCGTTGTGATGTTAACATTAATTTACTTATAAATGAGAATGGTGTTGAGTATAAAACCCCCATTTCTGAGATAAAGAATTTAAATTCTTTTAAATCAGTAAAGTTAGCAATTGATTATGAAAAGTCAAGGCAAAAAGAAGAGTGGATTTTACATAGAAAAACTTTTGAGAGTGTAGGTAAACATACAATGGGTTTTGATGATAAAAAGGGTATTACAGTGCTTCAAAGGAGCAAAGAGACGGTAGCTGATTATCGTTATATAAAGGATCCCGATTTGCCTTTGATCAAAATCGATGATTCTTATATTGAAAGTATAAAGTCTAATAGAATGGTGGAATTGCCTTTTGATACAAGAGTTAGATTAAAAGAGCAATATGGTCTTAGTGATTTTGATGTTGTGACTTTAACGACTGATAAAAACTTGGTTAAATATTTTGAAGAGGCAGCAATTGCCTCAAGTGATCCTAAGAGAGTGGCAAATTGGATATTGTCTGAGGTATTAAGTGTACTAAATGATAGAGAGATAAGTATACTTAATTTTAATTTACCACCGTCATATATTAGTGAACTTGTTGAATTCATTGTTAGTGATAGGGTAAGTGGTAAGATAGCAAAAGAAATATTTTTAGAAATGCTTGAGCGAAATGTTTCTTCTTCTATCATTATTAATGAAAAAAATTTAGCACAGATAAGTGATAGCTCTCTCATTGAGTCAGTTGTGTTTGAGGTTTTGAATGAAAATCCTAAATCAATTGAACTTTATAAGAAAGGTAAGAGTCATGCAATTAAGTTTATGATGGGTCAAATTATGCGCAAAACTTCTGGAAGGGTTAATCCCGTTCTTGCAAATGAGATTTTAATGAATAAATTAAGGGATGTATAA